The sequence below is a genomic window from Glycine max cultivar Williams 82 chromosome 20, Glycine_max_v4.0, whole genome shotgun sequence.
tcaccaccataggaagccatggataagagcttgaaggaagaaaaagatgagtggagggagaggaagagaaggagcacaaaattttatgcctcaattgaggtctgaactttgaagtgtaattctcaaatgatcaaagttgaaaaaaaatacacacacatgacctctatttatagcctaagtgtcacacaaaattggagggaaatttgaatttctattcaaatttcacttgaatttgaaattgaaattatggagccaaattttcactaattatgattagtgaattttagttatgcttcagcccactaatccaagatcaagtccaagattatccactaagtgtgtttaggtgtcatgaggcatgtaaaacatgaaggacatgcacaaagtgtgactatatgatgtgacaatagggtgtagcaagcaaatgctcacctccacctatacaatttaattggattgggcttctcccaattcaattaaatttattttccaacacacacatcaaatattgactcaatgcatgtgaaattacaaaactacccctaatacaaaaactagtttaggtgccctaaaatacaagggctgaaaaatcctacatttcaagggtaccctacctacattatggagccctaaatataaggcccaaaaataatgaaaccttactataatatgtacaaagataagtgggctcaaaCTTTGCCCgtgggcctgaaatctaccctaaggctcatgaaatccctagggtcttctcttgcatctctagcccaaccTACTtagagtcttttatccaatgcccttgtgagGTAGGATTTCATCAGAGATGAGCTTGTATTATCCTCCTCCAATCTAAGGAGCTAACCTCATATTATCCTCCTCCTATCTGAGGAGCTGACTACTTTATCCTTCTATGACCTTGATGGGTGTATGTAGGATATCTAGAGTTGTACTAATCCTATAAAGTTGATTATTATGTTGCTAGAAAACTAAGACAATTTTCTACAAATTCTATGTTGGCTTGAAAATCTATTTCAAACATCTTCTATATCTAAAATTAGAAGGAACCAAAACTGATTTCACTCATTTTTAGAGTTATACACTATTTTTAAGTGAAACTAAAATCATTAGTTAGCTAACATCCAAGGCTACAACTTTCATGAAGCCATTTTTCCAAATTTCACACTCTAGAACAAGTTTTAgatgttgtaatcaattacaccttaCTAAAAAATCATTAGTTAGCTAACATCCAAGGCTACAACTTTCATGAAGCCATTTTTCCAAATTTCACACTCTAGAACAAGTTTTAgatgttgtaatcaattacaccttaCTACAATCAATTACGACAGAACTTGGATCGTTGATTGTTACAACCCATGggactaaaaaataatcaatcacaagcctatgtaatcaattaaaatgattCAAGTCAGCTGGAAACTTGATTCTTCAAGCTAAGGTTCAATTTCAACATGCCCAACACCATTAATGGCCACCCAATCATCCAAACTCACAATAACTACATAAATAATGTTTTGTTATCCTTTTTAATCGATTAATCTATATGATAAACCCCCCAAATAAGATTAATCATCAAAATCCTTAAATTCCCTAACTTAGAGTtcgaaaggaaaaaaaaatggaaaacaaaCTAATCAAAGGGATAAGAAAGGACAAAAGGAAAGCACTCACACTATGGAGGTCTTAGATCTTAAGCTTTGAGCACTAGGTCTATCAGGTCTTGGCTCCCCATCTGGGTcctattatcttatttttgtcAAATCCTATTATAATGTGATTGTTATTGATAATATCTACAAGTATCCTTTAACcattaattataaaagttaTTCCTTAAAATATGtcttttgattattatttctAAAGTCCATAAATTTGGAAGGTTACAAATAAAAACTAGGGGAACTAAAATCGTAAATTTGAGAAAGTAgaggaataaaaattaaaatttagcttaacaaataatataatttgaaaatcgTTTTCACTATCAagatgtttgaaaaaaaataaaaataatttatttaactagAACTCTAGtagtattgttattttttaggcttaaatatgtttttagtctttcaaCCTTGGGTAATTgcttttttagttcttaaaaaaattgtttttattagtcCCTCAATTTTTTCAAGAGTTACTTTTAATCCCTCTTTGTTCATTGTATTCATAGTTTCACAATTTGTAGCCATTTTTAAccacaaaaatttatttatttaaataataatttctgaCAATCTTaaatcatcaaaatattttactCGTATGGTCTGCTGACTGTTTTGTATATATTCTaacaattttaaagaataaaaatagaaacatgaATGTGAAATTGTTGTGATTTTTTACATCTGGTGATTTTAAACTTtcacaaatcattttaaaaacatttatgacGGTAAAAGTGCCACAAATTGTGACACCATTATTACAAAGAATGAGGAGACTAAAAGTAGCATTTGGAAAATTTGAGGGACTAATAAAAGCACtctttttaaggactaaaaaaataattacccaaatttaaagtattaaaaatatgttttattactTGATTAAATACATGACATCAATGGAAACTATTAAAACTATAATGTCAAGTCAAATGACATTTATGTCTTAAAGAAGAATCAAGActcctaattattttaattagatgcaaataaatataaatgataaaagttgtGTATGATATGTTTTCCGATCATGATCGGTATTTGTGCGTTTGTATCTTTAGATCATACATTCATAAGATGATCTAGTATACAATTTAAGTAGTGCATTTAAgactttcatttattattttatgtttgatattcTTTCATGTAGAAAAAtgtcctatgaagaataaatgaagtccaCAATCTGGAAGACGTTGGTACTCATCAAAAGGCGTGCTATGTTGTTGTAAATCTACTATGATGAAAGAAATGACTTTATTGCTGCAGTACAAGGCACGCTAGCCTATCAGCATAGACTTTGCATGAAAAAGAGACGTGCATTTAATACAAACATTAAATGTTTAAACAAACTCAAGACTTCAGACGAGGAACCGAGTAAAAAATCCAACCGTTGTGAGATGAATACTTGAAGATGGAGACTATATGTAGAAAAAAGTTTTGAAGAAGCAAGACATGAATCATCTACGCGAACATATTCTTTCATTATTTCTTGTAGAATATTGTGCAAATTCTTGTAAAGATATTAAACTCTCAAAAACACCTTGTATATCTTGAGAGAAAAGCCTATAAAAGTGGTGAGTGATGCATTCCTCTGTAAGACAATCACAAATTTAGTTAGTATGCAAACTTCCAACAAATCTTGTTGATCAACAATAACTTGGTAGGACAAAAAATATTGAGTTTAAGTCAAGCTTACAAGTActgaaaaatacttataactttGTTAAATTAGTGAAAACTTGGTGAACTAAATGTAGTTTCAGGTTTGAGATGAACCAACATAATTTCTTATGTGCTTCTCTCTATTGTTTTAATTCATAAAGAGTTTGAGTttgtttttagattttatatcttattttactttagaaaaaaaattatttttctaatcatATGATAAAGTTTGATCATTAAGTATTTTTAGATCTATCTACATTAGAcgataaacatatttttagttttaaaaaaaatttaaaatttctaaaaacacaatttCACTTCCATCTTATGTTATTTACTTCCACATATAGAAAACATTAGTCCAAACCAAAAAAAGGGGTGTTCACATTTTTATCCAAtcaataaacaaatacaaatactactataacaaaataaaatataaaaaaaaatacatgacgGATATACATACCACCAAATAAAGAAGTGAACACATGTGATGTCGATCCACAGAATGGACAAAAATTAATTCGCCCAATGGGTTAGCATCATAAATGCTTTCTTCATCTCCCAACGACGCAtctacttccaacttccaagaaGACAGAAGAGATGAGAAATCAAAGGTAACCCCAAATTAAACTTAACTGTCTCTCACTTGCCAAACTAGTGGACAACATTCTTGAGGGACACATACATATGTTTTGATGGATGCAAGCAACAAACTCTTTAGGTGGTAAGAAAACAAGGTCAGCGATTAAGAAAAAAcgcaacaaatatttatttgtccTGCTAATAAGtgtcttaacttttttttatcagtgtCTTGActgatttataaataaagttctaACCAAAAAATATGTTGGAGTTACGTTAAAAATTATTGAGGGTGTTAAAAATGTGGGATGTACTTTTTTGATGTATCCTGTGACCCACTGTTTGGCCGTATTTTAATAATCAACGAAGTCTTAGTTAATTAACTGTGACTTATTTTAAACCtctgaatttttatttgatttttatctataaaaatgtgcatttgaattaaaaaatcatatttattaaaGTACAGTTTCTAGATATATAAAATCTATTGAAGAGATTAGTCTCTAGattatgtaaaatattaaaatatttaatatttactttttaaaaataataaattatttttcacattgCTTAACTCCTTAGGACTTTTGTTGGTAAGATTTCGAAAACATTGAACAAAAGTAGCAGCTATTTCCAACCGTCCTCATTACTCACTTGTGGAAATGGCTTTATAATTTTTGGTTCACACATGGTTTTGGGAACAAGTAATGGAAGACTTTAATTTCCTGAGGATAGAGGTTATATTCTGGTTAGCtgttaaattcattaaattcaGCCACCAAAAGTTAAGGGCCgaattttccaaataaaaaaaaaaaaacccctaTTTAACTTCAACTTTACCTATCTTCAGTTCTTCACATGCCAAAATTAACACCCCTGAATTTCACACTCCCTCTCCCAAACTCATCATCCTATAATACAAAGGGTTTGGaatatatatcaaatatcaAAATACATCACAACATCAAAATGGCCTCAATTGTTACTATGGCCACCATTGTCACATTAGTCCTCGCACTAGCATGTTGTGGCATGTCTGCCCCGACCTCAGTGCCGAAAACCACTGCAGCGGCCCCGGCCCCGGAGAGCAATGGCTGCTTGATGGCACTAGCAAACATGTCAGATTGTCTGACCTATGTTGAGGATGGGAGTAAGTTGTCAAAGCCCGACAAAGGGTGCTGCCCTGAGTTGGCAGGGTTGGTTGATAGCAACCCCATTTGCTTGTGTGAGATGCTAGGCAAACCTGACTCTATTGGcatcaaaattgatttgaaCAAAGCCCTCAAGCTTCCTTCTGTTTGTGGAGTGACCACTCCCCCTGTTAGCACCTGTTCCGGTAAGCTTCAACATCTCCTCAATGGTTCTTGGTTTAGTTTattatgtttgaaatttttattgttaaaacatttttttaatccataagAATTGAACACGGTATTAAAATGTCAACAACActcacatatttaatttaatcaattaaactatATCCCTTATTTATTAAACCATGGTTTGAAATTGTAGATCatggaaaatataaaatgaatttctaaATAGTTCTATGCTAGTTGTTTAAGGTGAAGTTGGATTTTGCTTGTAAGGGTCATAGTCAGACCTTGAGAGATGTACTAAAAATATTAGCACTTAAGTTTAGCCGAATAGATTTTAATCTTTCATATAACAtagctaattaattttattttattttttatctttgttaaTGATGTGATATTATTACCTTATTAATAAGGGagaattttttgtaaaaaaaattaaatgattgatACAATAATATAAGATCTAGTTGTAAAAATAGTGTAAGATCTAATTGTGTTTACAAGATtgataacaatttatttaattagagaaaaatcttgtatttaatttttacatgtaaaattttttatatcaacaaCAATTATGcatcataaacaaaattaatttctgaccccacatattaaaaaaacaccCGTAgtcttttatttagaaaaaaaatccatcaaaagattagaattttaCACAGATGGataagtcaataaaaataattacatctgTAGATCTGATAAGTTGGGTGTGATGTTCTATAAAACATTGCCATAGTCATAAAGATTTTGTGCATTAATAATGTACACCGACGCAATCGATGTGAGCCTGTGAGCCTACCAATTCTTTTAGGATTTTTAGGTCAGATTGAACAGAGGATAGTACTACTTTTAAATAGTTCATAAaactaaagtatatttttttatgaaaaactaaAGTATATTTGGAGtaactttattttaacattGTGAATTTTTCTTCATGTCAAATATTACTGcttattcttaaaaatttaaaactgttctgtactaaaatttataaagctTCTCTAGTTTGTTACTTCTTCAAATGGACTAGTACACGGGATTAGTAAGGAGTTAGGACTTATGTTTCTTAtttcatcattttatttaaattctaagaaacttaATTATGGCCATGTTTATAAACGAAGAGGTATAGCAACTTTATGGACGAGAAAAACCATAGCATCAATACTTTCTAAAATATACACATGTGACcatgttataatttatttatatattaattacgaTTCTGACAATTACACAAATACTTTTTTAAGGTGTAATATTTATACACATGATGATGGAGCTTCAAAGATTACAGAGTAacttgttatttattaaaactaGAAGTATGAACAATTAACATTGTTTGTAATAATTGACAGAGCATTAACTGAAAAAGATTagaagtaaataatttttattgaaaaaaaatattattaatacacccacactatattttttaatttattttcaacatgatatttaatagtattttttattatgtattctttaattaatatcctaaaaaaatgtttaggaagattctattttttttagttattttggtACAAATATTCAAATACCTATAATAATACATTGATGATGTCTAACTTGATTGGTTGAACATATACGTGAGTGTTGCAAACCCTTTAATATTGTGTtgaatttctataaataaaaagacatacttataatattttcaaatcataATTAACGCTACTTAATTTAGAATTACCTTTTtcactttatcatttattatttttggttgGTTGTTAATGACTTATAATTTCCAGCTCAGAAGTCGTTTGTCTGTGTAAGCTACCCATATTGACAATAAATTAGCCGTAGAACTACCACCTCTCCACAATCAACCAACCATAACAACACTATTGTAACATAGTACTGTGGGAGCAATAAAAACCATGACAACAACTCCAATCCTTTATATTAATgccacttcttttttttccatctttttttagTAGATATTAGTTCTacatatttttatccttttttatattttatttgaaaaaaggctaatttctaactaaaaattgttattatgttGTAGTGAGAtggtagtaaaaaaaatcagaactaAACTTGTGcatttgaaattatatatgttgtatATATTGTCGTGATTACATCCGGATACATGAACGAATTACTTAAATTTGGATGCAACTCATGCGTCAACAGATTAtgcataattttgaaaaaaaaacttataacttCATTCAATCATTTGTtttcaaactaattaattaatgatgccATTTATATCTaggaaaatatttgtttattttcaatcttaGGTTTATCTACATTATCCAAAGATCAATTGTTAGACTTGTCATGTCTATATTATTTATGTTCTATTGagcaaagaattttttttttttttgcatatgcatattgaaaactattttaattttgttttcttaatttctcaTTGTTCGACAGCTGTGGGAGTCCCCGTGTCCTTGCCTCCATCAATGAGTGAAGGtccaagtaagtgttccatcagTTTATATTTTGTTCTAATGTTGGTGAAAAGTCCTCTGGCTTTATTTCGGACTTCACAGTTCAGAGTTCTGgcaataaaattttttattttttcattttgcaataaagtttccttctttgtgttttcttacaAATTCCCCCAtgtagttttttcttcttccatgaTTCATTATTTCCTTTGTTCTTATATATAACACGCAACTATCTAAGATTGTAAATGCTCTGCGATAGATTAGAGCAGTATTTGGAATAGTAAAATCTTTATTGGCCAATTTTAACCTTAAATTACATATCTAATCACATCGCATCAGATTTATTTTCTATACTATCCATAAATGGACCGATgcaacattttaataataaacttttatataaaataaatctggTGTGATTAGGTGTATAATTTAAGGTTAAAATTGATCaataaagattttattattCCAAATATTGCTCTAATACATGACAGAGGATCTGCACTCATTATCTAACTCATCAATATTATGGAAAATGATTAATTGacttgataataataaatttatttaaatttataattttttttaaaattattcttatcattaatatttctttctcttctaatgaagtgtgaatatattttcttatttttttaataagagatatttttaatataaaaataattaatataaagaaCGAGATTGagtttgctaaaaaaaataattttaactcaaaattaaagattctctaaaaagaaaactcaaaattaaagatgaagcttttttttaatcttagactgaattttttttattgatagaatCGTTGTTCTCTCTTCAATTCAAagaaacattaatttatttcaaagtaCCTAGAGTCAATAATATAGGTATTGCATTTGGAGTTGCTACTAGCTAGCTTGAAATTGTCTCGGTTCtaacaattttatttctaaactaTATAATTAATGAAGGTATTGCACCGGGAGCCTTCAGTCCTTCAAATGCAGATGCTGCGAATCCTGCTTCAAGTCCTAACTCTGCTTCTAGTCCTGCAGGTATGTCATTGGAATTTGATacatttaattatgaatttaatatCTATTCACGGAAAGTAtagaataatgtaaaaaaattttatattatcttttcatcattaataaattgtttaaattatttttaaataattgttttaaaaattaataaatttatcatacacaataaattattaatttattgtataaaatattttaaattatccacacataattatttttctcattaattattttcagaaCTAGTATTCAAGTAGAggaattgcatcatatcataaTATAAGAGGAGTTAACCTTGATGATCTTACAAATAAAATACACAGTATAAATAAggtttaattatattcttaGCCAATCAAATGAGagaatctaattttttaatcccctaaataaaaaattatatttcttaattccttaaatatgaaaaatatttttttagtcccttagCTAGAATTTGAGACACGGGGAGAGAAACTAAaagtaattttagttttaaacttGACTTACTGAAAAATAGACTCCTAATATAAAGgattacaaatataattaaaccgTGAAAtaatactagttttttttttttatgctaagCCTTAAAGATTAGACATCGATTGGTTATatgatcaaaataatatatataaatgaaaataatattttcttacaagttaattttataaaattaagttgaatttaaattgaaagatcaagtatatatacatatattatgtTAAGGGATGGAAAGGTTTATCTATTTTCCTATGTCAAaccaattttcttttccttgaaaAACTTCCAATAAAAGTAATTACAAGACATATTAATATTTGTTCTAATTGAAGATCATTTTCAATAGTTAAAGAAATTAAACCtatctataaaattaatataaaacctaCATATTTGTtctaattgaaaacaaaatcatGCAGGTGGGCTAGGCCCTTCGTCCGAGGATGCTGCTGCCAGCCCTtctcaaaacaaaaatgaagttTCAGCCATTCACCCTTCTGCTTTGACTAATTTCTTTTTTGGCCTTTTCACTTTATTTGTCTCTGTATTCTTCTGATTTTACACACATTTATTCTGTGTCATTATTTTAGTGGATATTTTATTTCCTCATTATTTGTATGTTGTGAGCCACTTTGATTAAAGCTTTTGTTGTAATTTTATGCACTGTTGCAATATTGTTACTGTCATTATTAGTGAGCCATACACTTTAATTAGGAACTTCATGCCTGCATTTTTACGCCgagatattcatttttttttggatttgtactgtattgttttttttttttcaaagtataatgtcatttttattaattatggtattgatacaaatttgtttttgtcGAAAGGTCACACAAAATGATGAATATTCTACTcctaacattatttattaaatattcaagGATCAatcagaatttaaattttgaattacttacttaagaaatataaatcattaccacttattttaatataatgtcCAATTTGAATATGGAATTAGCAGATAAATTGAGTTCATTTGATAGAATTGCTTTTAAATCCTTGATGATAATTATGGCGTGAGCCTAAATTAATTTCGGTCACAGATTATGCATTCGAACAAGTGTTATTGTgtggaaaattaattattatttttagtcaaaTTGGCTCTAAATTGAATCATGTTTGTATATatgtaaagataaaaaatagtaCAATTTCATCCATACAAGTcagaaagataaaatttaaaaattgttattatttagaaAGTTTGATGCCGAATCACGAGGGTCATGAGTCACTTCTATAAATTATCTGACAATtcttaaaaacaaatacttTATATTTACATTCAAGCATATCTTGAGATAACGAGTTACttcttctattattttaaaagttgaagGTTTGAATAACTTCAGTATAAATACTtgggagagaaaaaataatgaaaattgaaataactTCTGCAAGCTAAAatccaaatataattttgaagtaATAGTCAGTCACCCGGTGCTGTATTTGATTTAGATGAtggatataagaaaaataaaaataaaatatttttaaaaaaattaaaatagaatatataagaTGTGAGACtcacataaaattatataattttgtcttttatttctctcctctcttcCTTAAATGTAATATGAAATTCACATTTTCTAAGTCAATATATTGTACTTAATTCTAAAATGACTAATGttttagtcttatttttttttatattgactaATGTTTtcggttttcaataaaatattaaaattttaattttaaatttgttcgGAATAAATTACATCAATTTCAAATGAAATGAAACACGAGtctcaaatgaaataaaataagctggtatgaaataaattatgttaaaagaaaaatatttatcttttgtgTGTTCGAGATACATATTAGTTAAAACAAAGGTAACAACTACATAACAAATTGCATTGacccattaaaataaaatcttagaaAAGATAGAAAATCTAATTTTACGTAACAAATCCTAaaacaaatagtttattttataaaatcagaaTTAATATGAgtaacatacttttttttttataaattttaaattataaaacaagtaTTTACTAACAAACCTTTCAATGACCGACCCTCAGCTTGCATTTGTCTTGATCTTGTGATGAAAACATGAAGGAATGCACATGGAGATGAAAAAGGTTAGCAAGTAAAAACTTCATCAAGATAGACTTACCACACTTCAGTCTAGTGTTTCTCTTGGTGTACAAGTATCTCGGCTAAGAGTGTTTTTAATCcaacaactaaaaataatgtTCCCaattttgcacttcatctcagtTA
It includes:
- the LOC100791113 gene encoding non-specific lipid transfer protein GPI-anchored 2 → MPKLTPLNFTLPLPNSSSYNTKGLEYISNIKIHHNIKMASIVTMATIVTLVLALACCGMSAPTSVPKTTAAAPAPESNGCLMALANMSDCLTYVEDGSKLSKPDKGCCPELAGLVDSNPICLCEMLGKPDSIGIKIDLNKALKLPSVCGVTTPPVSTCSAVGVPVSLPPSMSEGPSIAPGAFSPSNADAANPASSPNSASSPAGGLGPSSEDAAASPSQNKNEVSAIHPSALTNFFFGLFTLFVSVFF